From one Halothece sp. PCC 7418 genomic stretch:
- a CDS encoding Uma2 family endonuclease has product MTTLKLEPGITLSENEFYALCRQNPDIKFERTSDGELIIMPPTGGETGQTNAELIADFIFWNRQTKLGVIFDSSTCFRLPKGSDRSPDISWVKKERWEALTLEEKQKFPPLCPDFVLELLSPSDNLSQTQAKMLEYLSNGIQLGWLIIPQTQQVEIYRQDQPIEILQSPAELFGETILPQFTLNLTWLWQQSKHL; this is encoded by the coding sequence ATGACAACCCTTAAACTTGAACCAGGAATCACACTGAGCGAAAACGAATTTTATGCTCTTTGTCGCCAAAATCCCGACATAAAATTTGAACGGACTTCCGATGGAGAATTGATTATTATGCCACCGACAGGTGGAGAAACCGGGCAAACCAATGCTGAATTAATCGCTGATTTCATTTTCTGGAATCGTCAAACCAAACTGGGAGTCATTTTTGATTCTTCTACTTGCTTTCGATTACCCAAAGGCAGTGATCGTTCTCCTGATATTTCTTGGGTGAAAAAAGAACGCTGGGAAGCACTGACGCTAGAAGAAAAACAGAAATTTCCGCCTTTGTGTCCTGATTTTGTATTAGAACTTTTATCTCCGAGTGATAATCTTTCTCAAACTCAAGCAAAAATGCTGGAATACCTTTCTAATGGCATACAATTGGGTTGGCTGATTATTCCCCAAACGCAACAAGTCGAAATTTACCGTCAAGATCAACCCATCGAAATCTTACAATCTCCTGCTGAACTTTTTGGAGAAACAATATTACCTCAATTTACCCTTAATTTAACTTGGCTTTGGCAACAGAGTAAACACCTGTAA
- a CDS encoding efflux RND transporter periplasmic adaptor subunit, with protein MLTHNNTTLDKDQETGYIEKPSKQGGKKRLIWLGGMCFLVVGAMIGVPRFFREPSSPQETTEINAVSVETITLEPASGYEITRRYTGEITAQRSSELGLERGGELTDVYVEEGDRVAKGDALAKLDTRNLEAQRKQLEAQRDRALAQLQQLETGARKEEIDAAKARVRNLEKELDLKQSQRSRREFLYQEGAISQEQRDEFATQAEALTARLDEAKSQLQELLNGTRKEEIIAQQATVEELKASIQEIDVTLSKSILKAPFNGIVSKRHIDEGTVIQTGQPVIRLVENAVPEARIGLPVEMTNELEIGSSQTVTIDSQTYSATVRAILPEVDPETRTQVVILELDQAAILETHPGQTVRLTRTKTINSDGYWLPLSALTKGIRGLWTAYVVVESADGKGWEVQQQAVEILHQDKDRAYVRGTLQPHDRIIANGTHRLVPGQTVSVISDQ; from the coding sequence ATGCTAACTCATAACAACACAACTCTCGATAAAGACCAAGAAACTGGATATATTGAAAAGCCATCTAAACAAGGAGGAAAGAAACGACTGATTTGGCTAGGGGGGATGTGTTTTCTGGTTGTCGGTGCAATGATCGGTGTTCCGCGCTTTTTTCGTGAACCTTCTTCTCCTCAAGAAACAACAGAAATCAATGCAGTTAGTGTGGAAACGATAACCCTTGAACCGGCTTCTGGTTATGAGATTACTCGTCGTTACACAGGAGAAATAACCGCCCAACGCAGCAGCGAATTAGGATTAGAACGAGGGGGAGAATTAACGGATGTGTATGTGGAAGAAGGCGATCGCGTTGCAAAAGGAGATGCTTTAGCTAAACTGGATACTCGGAATTTAGAAGCACAACGAAAACAACTCGAAGCCCAGCGCGATCGCGCTTTAGCCCAACTGCAACAACTGGAAACGGGTGCGCGGAAAGAAGAGATTGACGCAGCCAAAGCCCGAGTACGGAATCTAGAAAAAGAATTAGACTTAAAACAATCGCAGCGATCGCGCCGTGAGTTTCTGTATCAAGAAGGGGCGATTTCTCAAGAACAAAGAGACGAGTTTGCAACGCAAGCAGAAGCCCTCACCGCCCGTTTAGACGAAGCCAAAAGCCAACTGCAAGAATTACTCAACGGAACGCGGAAAGAAGAAATTATTGCACAACAGGCGACTGTAGAGGAACTGAAAGCCAGTATTCAAGAGATTGATGTCACCCTCAGTAAAAGTATTCTCAAAGCCCCCTTTAACGGGATTGTTTCTAAACGCCATATTGATGAAGGAACCGTGATTCAAACCGGACAACCAGTGATTCGCTTAGTGGAAAATGCAGTTCCCGAAGCGCGGATCGGGCTTCCTGTAGAAATGACAAATGAATTAGAAATCGGATCATCGCAAACCGTCACCATTGATTCGCAAACTTATTCTGCAACCGTTCGCGCGATTTTACCGGAAGTTGATCCGGAAACCAGAACCCAAGTGGTGATTTTAGAACTGGATCAGGCTGCAATTTTAGAAACACATCCCGGACAAACCGTTCGTCTCACCCGCACAAAAACCATTAATAGCGACGGTTACTGGCTACCCTTATCCGCACTAACAAAAGGGATTCGCGGTTTATGGACAGCGTATGTTGTGGTTGAATCCGCCGATGGAAAGGGCTGGGAAGTGCAACAGCAAGCGGTAGAAATTTTACATCAAGACAAAGATCGCGCCTATGTTCGCGGAACCTTACAACCCCATGATCGCATTATCGCCAATGGAACCCATCGTCTTGTTCCCGGACAAACCGTTTCAGTGATTAGTGATCAGTAA
- the purF gene encoding amidophosphoribosyltransferase → MSHPTIVPTNEPPDKPEEACAVFGVYAPGEDVAKLSYFGLYALQHRGQESAGIATFNADGVRLHKDMGLVARVFDEESLLQLPGKFAVGHTRYSTTGSSLIANAQPVVIPTRLGSLALAHNGNLVNAPTLKRSLEKDNYEFLSTTDSEMIAVAIAQELESGKDWLDGAISAFNRCQGAYSLVIGTPEGLMGVRDPHGIRPLVIGTFGKNSQHYVLASETAGLDIIGADYLRDVEPGELVWITEKGLASYHWSEKPEPKLCVFEMIYFSRPDSMVNQETLYSYRLRLGQELAQESYVEADSVIPVPDSGIPAAIGFSHESGITFEEGLIKNRYVGRTFIQPTQSMRESGIRMKLNPLKDVIAGKRIIIVDDSIVRGTTSRKIVQALRDAGAIEVHMRISSPPVTHPCFYGIDTDNQDQLIAATKSVDDIAKQIGVDSLAYLSWEGMLKATGENPDHFCSACFTGDYPIEIPDQVKQSKLLLEQNVSS, encoded by the coding sequence ATGTCACATCCCACTATCGTCCCAACTAACGAACCACCAGATAAGCCAGAAGAGGCTTGTGCTGTATTCGGTGTTTACGCCCCTGGTGAAGATGTCGCCAAACTCAGCTACTTTGGACTCTATGCTCTGCAACATCGGGGTCAAGAATCAGCAGGTATCGCCACATTTAATGCTGATGGAGTGCGCCTCCACAAAGATATGGGGCTAGTGGCGCGTGTGTTTGATGAAGAAAGTCTCCTCCAACTCCCTGGTAAGTTTGCAGTGGGTCATACCCGCTACTCCACAACAGGTTCCAGTTTGATCGCCAATGCACAGCCTGTGGTCATTCCCACTCGATTAGGCTCACTTGCTTTAGCACACAATGGTAATCTTGTCAATGCTCCAACGCTAAAAAGAAGTTTGGAAAAAGACAATTACGAATTCCTTTCTACCACAGACTCAGAAATGATTGCCGTCGCGATCGCGCAAGAATTAGAATCAGGGAAAGATTGGTTAGACGGTGCGATTAGTGCGTTTAACCGTTGTCAAGGGGCATATAGCCTTGTTATTGGGACACCAGAAGGATTAATGGGCGTGCGCGACCCCCACGGGATTCGTCCGCTAGTCATTGGAACATTTGGTAAAAACTCCCAGCATTATGTTCTCGCTTCAGAAACCGCAGGCTTAGATATTATTGGCGCAGACTATTTACGAGATGTGGAACCTGGGGAACTGGTTTGGATTACTGAAAAGGGATTAGCCTCTTATCATTGGTCAGAAAAACCCGAACCCAAACTCTGCGTTTTCGAGATGATTTATTTCTCTCGTCCTGACAGCATGGTCAATCAAGAAACTCTCTACAGTTATCGTTTGCGGTTGGGACAAGAACTGGCGCAAGAATCTTATGTAGAAGCTGACTCTGTGATTCCTGTTCCTGATTCTGGTATTCCCGCCGCGATCGGATTTTCTCATGAATCGGGGATTACCTTTGAAGAGGGATTAATCAAAAACCGCTATGTGGGACGAACCTTTATTCAACCCACTCAGAGTATGCGGGAATCTGGGATTCGGATGAAATTAAATCCCCTCAAAGATGTCATTGCTGGGAAACGGATTATTATTGTGGATGATTCCATTGTTCGAGGAACAACCAGTCGGAAAATTGTACAGGCGTTACGAGATGCGGGCGCGATCGAAGTTCACATGAGAATCTCTTCTCCCCCAGTCACTCATCCTTGCTTTTATGGAATTGATACCGATAACCAAGACCAATTGATTGCAGCAACAAAATCAGTCGATGATATTGCCAAACAAATTGGTGTTGACTCTTTAGCTTATTTAAGTTGGGAAGGAATGCTAAAAGCAACAGGAGAAAACCCTGATCATTTCTGTTCCGCTTGTTTTACTGGCGATTATCCTATTGAAATTCCTGATCAAGTAAAGCAAAGTAAATTGTTATTAGAACAAAATGTTTCTAGTTAA
- a CDS encoding efflux RND transporter permease subunit, giving the protein MVRPFYRNIRLLILTIFLVVAWGVASFQSLPRQEDPSLIPRTAVVKTAYSGASADRVEALVTDTLESEITELEAVKTISSDSRVGFSTVQVELVDTVKDAQPIWSKVRDKLDDASAEFPTGVGEPELEEATIKAYTMIPALTWTQDSDPNYAILRRYAEELAVVMRSVDGTEEVELFGAPDEEISVEINAEDLVAVGLSPQALANRIRLSDAKVSAGQLRNNQRNLAVEVESELETLEQIRQIPIQNNREGQFTRLGDIATVERGIEDPPQQLALINGRSAIALGVLMKSGVRIDQYSQVIHQKLDQFQSHLPQGMELDLIFDQSEYVAQRINSLIQNLLFAAILVIAVVFVAMGWRSSLIVGTALPLTVCAVLGCMSATGIAIHQMSVTGLIIALGLLIDNAIVVVNEIQSELENGVPPSQAVTKTINYLQVPLFASTLTTVFTFLPIALLPGGAGEFVGSISISVIFAIISSLLLSLTVVAALAGRLLGRIPPTGSRRWWNNGISFTAVSGVYRWSLKQATTKPLLTVVLTLMIPLVGFGVAGSLDKQFFPLVNRDQFQIEVEFSSDSAIAQTKTKIKRARTLIRQHSQVKEVHWVMGESAPKFYYNITGQRQNQPHYAEAMVQLTSGEGVQELVQTVQKELDQAFPEARFLVRQLGQGPPYDAPVEMRIYGPNLDELRRLGQEAREILASIPDVTHARDDLSEYRPKLGFTVDEEQAQQVGLDNSAIAQQLAAYLEGSVGGSVLEATENLPVRVRLTETDRADLSDLTSLDLRPSNANDRNFRPNSALGDFDLVPQRAKISRRNEQRVNTVQAFITAGVLPATVLETFQQKLDAENFQLPPGYSYDWGGEQEESNQAVGNLLLYVPLLVIGMSIALVLSLNSFRQAAIIGLIALGSIGMALFSLWLFDSILGFMAIVGSMGLVGIAINDSIVVLSAFNEDQRAKQGDPKAIRDVVMKATRHVLTTTVTTMMGFVPLLLEGNPFWQPLAIAIAGGIAGSSVMALYFVPAMYVLLMVRLPRLLRENKMKSTASNPT; this is encoded by the coding sequence ATGGTACGCCCCTTTTATCGCAATATTCGCCTTTTAATCCTCACCATCTTTCTGGTTGTCGCCTGGGGAGTCGCCTCCTTTCAATCCTTACCGCGACAAGAAGATCCCTCCCTCATTCCCCGCACGGCTGTGGTGAAAACCGCTTATTCTGGTGCAAGCGCCGATCGCGTGGAAGCCCTAGTGACAGACACTTTAGAATCGGAAATTACAGAACTGGAAGCGGTGAAAACGATTTCTTCTGACTCCCGAGTCGGATTTTCAACGGTTCAAGTGGAATTAGTGGATACCGTTAAAGATGCACAGCCTATTTGGTCAAAAGTGCGGGATAAATTAGATGATGCAAGCGCAGAGTTTCCCACAGGGGTAGGAGAACCGGAATTAGAAGAAGCCACGATTAAGGCTTATACAATGATTCCCGCGTTAACTTGGACACAGGATTCCGATCCCAATTATGCCATTCTCCGCCGTTATGCAGAAGAACTGGCGGTGGTGATGCGGAGTGTGGATGGAACGGAAGAAGTAGAATTATTCGGCGCACCCGATGAAGAAATCAGTGTGGAAATCAACGCCGAAGATTTAGTCGCAGTGGGGTTATCTCCGCAAGCCTTAGCGAATCGGATTCGTCTCAGTGATGCAAAAGTTTCGGCGGGACAATTACGTAATAATCAGCGTAATCTTGCGGTGGAAGTGGAAAGCGAACTAGAAACCCTCGAACAAATCCGACAGATTCCGATTCAAAATAACCGTGAGGGACAGTTTACCCGTTTAGGGGATATTGCAACCGTAGAACGAGGAATTGAAGATCCCCCGCAACAATTGGCGTTAATCAATGGTCGAAGCGCGATCGCGCTGGGAGTTTTAATGAAGTCTGGGGTACGCATCGATCAATATTCCCAAGTCATTCATCAAAAACTGGATCAGTTTCAGTCTCACCTTCCCCAAGGGATGGAACTCGATCTCATTTTCGACCAAAGTGAATATGTGGCGCAACGGATTAATTCTCTGATTCAAAATCTGTTGTTTGCAGCGATTCTCGTGATTGCGGTGGTATTTGTGGCGATGGGGTGGCGGTCTTCTTTGATTGTGGGAACCGCGCTTCCTTTAACCGTTTGTGCGGTTTTAGGCTGCATGAGTGCGACAGGAATTGCAATCCACCAGATGTCGGTAACGGGATTAATTATTGCATTAGGACTTTTAATTGATAACGCGATCGTGGTTGTCAATGAAATTCAATCGGAATTAGAAAACGGAGTACCTCCCTCCCAAGCAGTTACGAAAACCATCAACTATTTACAAGTTCCCCTCTTTGCTTCCACCTTAACCACCGTCTTTACCTTTTTACCGATCGCGCTGTTACCCGGTGGTGCGGGAGAATTTGTCGGATCAATCTCTATCAGCGTTATCTTTGCGATTATTTCCTCTCTATTGCTTTCTTTAACCGTTGTCGCTGCATTAGCGGGGCGATTGTTAGGACGCATTCCCCCTACAGGATCAAGAAGATGGTGGAATAATGGAATTTCCTTTACTGCGGTTAGCGGTGTCTATCGCTGGAGTCTCAAACAAGCAACCACAAAACCCTTATTAACGGTTGTCCTCACCTTGATGATTCCTCTTGTCGGCTTTGGTGTAGCGGGAAGTCTCGATAAGCAATTTTTCCCCCTTGTCAATCGCGATCAGTTTCAAATTGAAGTTGAATTTTCCTCAGACAGCGCGATCGCGCAAACCAAGACCAAAATTAAACGCGCCCGCACTCTCATCCGCCAGCATTCCCAAGTGAAAGAAGTCCATTGGGTGATGGGAGAAAGTGCGCCCAAGTTCTATTACAACATTACTGGACAACGGCAAAATCAACCCCATTACGCGGAAGCGATGGTGCAATTAACATCAGGGGAAGGGGTACAGGAATTAGTGCAAACTGTCCAAAAAGAACTGGATCAAGCGTTTCCCGAAGCAAGGTTTTTAGTCCGCCAACTGGGACAAGGACCCCCCTACGATGCACCGGTAGAGATGCGGATTTATGGACCGAATTTAGATGAATTACGACGCTTAGGACAAGAAGCCAGAGAAATTCTCGCCTCCATTCCTGATGTCACTCATGCACGAGATGATTTGAGCGAATATCGCCCCAAACTCGGCTTTACCGTGGATGAAGAACAAGCCCAACAAGTCGGACTCGATAACAGCGCGATCGCGCAACAATTAGCAGCCTATCTCGAAGGATCAGTCGGGGGTTCGGTTTTAGAAGCAACAGAAAATCTCCCCGTGCGAGTACGCCTCACCGAAACTGATCGCGCTGATCTCAGTGACCTCACCTCACTTGATTTACGCCCCTCAAATGCGAATGACCGCAACTTCCGTCCCAACTCAGCTTTAGGAGACTTTGATCTGGTTCCACAACGGGCAAAAATTTCTCGCCGTAATGAACAACGGGTGAATACGGTGCAAGCCTTTATTACGGCTGGGGTTTTACCTGCAACAGTTTTAGAAACGTTTCAACAAAAACTAGACGCAGAAAACTTTCAACTTCCCCCAGGCTATTCTTACGACTGGGGAGGGGAACAAGAAGAAAGTAACCAAGCAGTGGGAAACTTACTCCTCTATGTTCCCTTACTCGTCATTGGCATGAGTATTGCCTTAGTCTTATCTCTCAACTCCTTCCGTCAAGCTGCCATTATCGGTTTGATTGCCCTTGGATCCATTGGCATGGCACTATTTTCCCTGTGGCTCTTTGATTCTATCTTAGGCTTTATGGCAATTGTCGGCTCAATGGGCTTAGTGGGAATTGCCATTAACGATTCCATTGTCGTTCTCTCCGCCTTTAACGAAGATCAACGGGCGAAACAAGGCGATCCCAAAGCCATCCGCGATGTTGTCATGAAAGCAACTCGCCATGTGTTAACCACCACTGTCACAACCATGATGGGCTTTGTTCCTTTACTCCTAGAAGGAAATCCCTTTTGGCAACCTCTCGCGATCGCGATCGCCGGTGGCATTGCGGGATCATCTGTGATGGCATTATACTTTGTTCCCGCGATGTATGTCTTATTAATGGTTCGTTTACCCCGACTCTTGCGTGAAAATAAAATGAAATCAACCGCATCCAATCCAACGTAA
- a CDS encoding tRNA-binding protein: MTAEITYEDFAKVDIRVGKITQVEPFPKARKPAYKLWIDFGELGIKKSSAQITKLYTQEELISQQILAVVNFPPRQIADFMSEVLVLGVVLENEEVALIQPDRAVELGKRVS; encoded by the coding sequence ATGACAGCAGAAATAACGTATGAAGACTTTGCAAAAGTTGACATTCGAGTAGGGAAAATTACTCAAGTTGAACCCTTCCCCAAAGCCCGTAAACCCGCTTATAAACTCTGGATTGATTTTGGAGAACTGGGAATCAAAAAATCAAGTGCACAAATCACAAAACTCTATACTCAAGAAGAATTAATCAGTCAACAAATTCTTGCTGTTGTTAACTTTCCCCCGCGACAAATTGCCGATTTTATGTCGGAAGTTTTAGTCTTAGGAGTGGTTTTAGAGAATGAAGAAGTTGCCCTCATTCAGCCCGATCGCGCGGTAGAATTAGGAAAACGGGTCTCTTAA
- a CDS encoding TetR/AcrR family transcriptional regulator, whose protein sequence is MTSKTSKTYHHGELRENLIKAAITLINEKGISDLSLRQLARYVGVSHNAPYRHFETKQALLMAVAEEGFIALRKRLEEAKIGSSEDARDQLRAIGIAYVKFALTHPAHYRVMFGNYRDGCSESASLAEVAEQSFMVLVNIIQEGQASGVFCESDSLNLARVAWSFVHGQAMLTLDNRLKIETEEDFNAFLEFSVQMLIQGIQSP, encoded by the coding sequence ATGACTTCAAAAACGAGCAAAACTTACCATCATGGAGAGTTACGAGAAAACTTAATTAAAGCAGCGATTACCTTAATCAATGAAAAAGGAATCAGCGATTTATCCTTGCGACAACTCGCCCGTTATGTGGGGGTCTCTCATAACGCGCCCTATCGCCATTTTGAAACGAAACAAGCCCTGTTAATGGCAGTTGCCGAGGAGGGGTTTATTGCCCTGCGAAAAAGGCTAGAAGAGGCAAAAATCGGGTCATCTGAGGATGCGAGAGACCAACTGCGCGCGATCGGGATTGCTTATGTCAAGTTTGCCCTCACTCATCCTGCCCATTATCGGGTGATGTTTGGAAATTATCGGGATGGCTGTAGCGAGTCCGCTTCCCTTGCGGAAGTGGCGGAACAATCGTTTATGGTCTTAGTCAATATTATTCAGGAAGGACAAGCCAGTGGCGTGTTTTGTGAAAGTGATTCTCTCAACTTAGCGAGAGTTGCTTGGTCTTTCGTCCATGGTCAAGCGATGTTAACCCTCGATAATCGCCTCAAAATTGAAACTGAAGAAGACTTTAATGCCTTTTTAGAATTTTCTGTGCAAATGTTGATTCAGGGGATTCAGTCGCCATAA
- a CDS encoding TetR/AcrR family transcriptional regulator produces MGGSTERSTQKKKAILAVATDLFIERGYDGVSVDAIVKKVGGSKSNIYNYFGGKEGLFCAIVEDLSEQILSPLVEADVDNLPPREALTAIGKQVMSVVLSDRAIALLRIVIAQNQQFPELGQLFFNSGPKPRCQALAKYLQDQQDQGRLKPFDSERAAKQFVGMFLGINQMQRILGITPAPTSEEIASIVDDAVNTFLEGHQN; encoded by the coding sequence ATGGGAGGATCAACGGAACGCTCAACACAAAAGAAAAAGGCGATTCTGGCTGTAGCAACGGACTTATTTATCGAACGGGGTTACGATGGCGTAAGTGTGGACGCGATCGTTAAGAAAGTGGGCGGGTCAAAAAGCAATATTTACAACTACTTCGGGGGAAAAGAAGGCTTATTTTGTGCGATTGTAGAAGATTTAAGTGAACAGATTTTATCGCCTTTAGTGGAAGCAGATGTGGATAATTTACCGCCGAGAGAAGCCCTTACTGCAATTGGAAAACAGGTGATGTCGGTGGTTTTGTCTGATCGCGCGATCGCGCTGTTAAGGATTGTGATTGCTCAAAATCAGCAATTTCCAGAACTGGGACAATTATTTTTCAATTCTGGACCGAAACCTCGTTGTCAAGCCCTGGCGAAATACCTGCAAGATCAACAGGATCAAGGAAGACTCAAACCCTTTGATAGTGAACGGGCTGCGAAACAATTTGTGGGAATGTTTTTAGGGATCAATCAAATGCAACGCATTTTAGGCATTACCCCCGCCCCCACTTCCGAGGAAATTGCATCAATTGTGGACGATGCGGTGAATACTTTTTTAGAAGGACATCAGAATTAG
- a CDS encoding DUF58 domain-containing protein, which produces MLHRLQSWLENHASSPSYGGLVLLLIAIAFFGAATNTMVGWLYALSGLIFALLGLAAVLPPRALKPLQVRRSPIYPVSAGDELTLELIIDNPTPQSKTLLQVIDQLPSALGKPPQRAIEVIPPKESYDWIYTTEAKQRGIYHWSQVHLRTATPLGLFWSRRSRQVKSKAIVYPLVLPLKQCSLLDTIGEEDSDQFPQERRFQAATIGLTRGLRPYRRGDSPRLIHWRSSARYGELRVRELELSMGGQDVVICLNSAIAWEEQLFEDAVIAAASLYFYALRSQLNVKLWTAQAGLIQSQQEVLEVLAAVQFQETHQQSPPSLPLVWLTCDPTEVKDLPQGSRWVYFSPEETDTPLASNFLGLTINTAESLQQQLQKSPERR; this is translated from the coding sequence ATGCTGCATCGTCTTCAATCATGGCTGGAAAATCATGCCTCTAGCCCCTCTTATGGCGGATTAGTTTTACTGTTAATTGCAATTGCGTTCTTTGGTGCAGCAACGAATACAATGGTGGGTTGGTTGTATGCCCTGAGTGGTCTCATTTTTGCACTTTTAGGGCTGGCTGCGGTACTACCGCCAAGAGCTTTAAAACCGCTTCAAGTGCGACGATCTCCCATTTATCCCGTGAGTGCAGGAGATGAACTAACACTAGAGTTAATTATAGATAATCCCACCCCACAATCAAAAACACTGTTGCAAGTCATTGATCAGTTACCATCAGCTTTAGGAAAACCTCCACAACGCGCGATTGAAGTCATTCCCCCCAAAGAAAGTTATGACTGGATTTACACCACAGAAGCGAAACAACGAGGAATTTATCATTGGTCACAGGTCCATTTACGCACCGCCACCCCTCTAGGATTATTTTGGAGTCGTCGCAGTCGTCAGGTGAAGTCGAAAGCGATTGTTTATCCTCTCGTTTTACCCCTAAAACAATGTTCTCTGCTAGATACCATTGGAGAAGAAGATAGCGATCAATTTCCGCAAGAAAGACGGTTTCAAGCAGCAACAATCGGTTTAACGCGAGGGTTACGTCCTTATCGGCGCGGTGATTCTCCTCGTCTGATTCACTGGCGGAGTAGTGCGCGGTATGGAGAGTTACGAGTTCGCGAATTAGAATTGTCGATGGGCGGACAAGATGTGGTGATTTGTCTTAACAGCGCGATCGCGTGGGAAGAACAATTATTTGAAGATGCAGTCATTGCAGCAGCATCCCTCTATTTTTACGCCCTCCGCAGTCAACTCAATGTTAAACTCTGGACAGCACAAGCAGGATTAATTCAATCCCAACAAGAAGTCTTAGAAGTGCTAGCAGCTGTCCAGTTTCAAGAAACACACCAACAGAGTCCCCCTTCATTACCTTTAGTCTGGTTAACTTGCGACCCCACTGAAGTCAAAGACCTCCCTCAGGGGAGTCGTTGGGTCTATTTCTCCCCAGAGGAAACAGATACACCATTGGCGAGTAACTTTTTAGGGTTAACGATTAATACTGCTGAATCATTACAACAACAGTTACAGAAAAGTCCAGAAAGACGATAG
- a CDS encoding DJ-1/PfpI family protein has product MNGKKILMIVGDFGEDYEIMVPFQTLQTVGHTVDAICPDKKTGDTIKTAVHDFEGDQTYSEKPGHNFSLNASFDEINPNEYDALVIPGGRAPEYIRLNEKVLEITRHFADNNKPIASICHGLLVLSAAGVLKGKRCTAYPACGPDVVQAGGEYVSIPAHETIVDGNLVTAPAWPAHPQWLKAFLEVLGTKIDHSS; this is encoded by the coding sequence ATGAATGGTAAAAAAATCTTAATGATTGTCGGTGACTTTGGGGAAGACTATGAAATTATGGTTCCGTTTCAGACTTTACAAACCGTGGGTCATACGGTGGATGCCATTTGTCCTGATAAAAAAACGGGCGATACAATCAAAACGGCGGTTCATGACTTTGAAGGCGATCAAACCTACTCCGAAAAACCTGGTCATAATTTTTCCTTAAATGCGAGTTTTGATGAAATTAATCCCAACGAGTACGATGCACTCGTGATTCCCGGCGGACGCGCCCCAGAATATATTCGCTTAAATGAAAAAGTTTTAGAAATCACTCGCCATTTTGCAGACAATAATAAACCCATTGCGTCTATCTGTCATGGGCTGTTAGTCCTTTCTGCTGCTGGGGTGTTAAAAGGAAAACGCTGCACCGCTTATCCCGCTTGTGGTCCCGATGTAGTCCAGGCGGGAGGAGAATATGTTTCGATTCCTGCCCATGAGACAATCGTTGATGGTAATTTAGTGACAGCCCCTGCTTGGCCCGCGCATCCGCAATGGTTAAAAGCCTTTTTAGAAGTTTTGGGAACAAAAATTGATCATTCCTCTTAA